In Oryza brachyantha chromosome 1, ObraRS2, whole genome shotgun sequence, the following are encoded in one genomic region:
- the LOC102710255 gene encoding LOW QUALITY PROTEIN: probable protein phosphatase 2C 38 (The sequence of the model RefSeq protein was modified relative to this genomic sequence to represent the inferred CDS: inserted 2 bases in 2 codons) — MVGQTVMRIVRPCFKPSPPDHHHLAVAGTREGLLWYKDTGRHACGDFSMALVQANNLLEDASQVEAAPLLFHHHTPTSGTGGPCATFVGIYDGHGGPETARFIVDHFFHNLKKFAMEHQTVSVDVIRKTYAATEEGFLNLVRKQWLIKPXLASVGSCCLVGIINEGVLYVANTSDSRAVLGRIERGFRDVKAVQLSAEHXASIESAREELRQLHPDDPRIMVLKHNVWRVKGLIQVSRTLGDAYLKSTEFNREPLLARFRLPEPFHKPILCPKPSIEAHRLCTEDQFVIFASDGLWEHLTNQEVVDRVNCSSRNGIARRLIKTAPREAARKREMRYSDLKKIDRGVRRHFHDDITVVLFLDSALVGKIFYGGPLLSLRGGDGASTLAQK, encoded by the exons ATGGTTGGGCAGACGGTCATGCGTATTGTGCGCCCCTGCTTCAAGCCCTCTCCGcctgaccaccaccacctcgccgtcgccggcaccAGGGAAGGTTTGCTTTGGTACAAGGACACAGGCAGGCATGCGTGCGGGGACTTCTCCATGGCCCTAGTGCAGGCGAACAATCTGCTTGAGGATGCCAGCCAGGTTGAGGCTGCCCCTCTCCTCTTCCACCACCACACCCCTACCTCAGGTACAGGAGGGCCTTGTGCCACTTTTGTTGGCATCTATGATGGCCATGGTGGCCCCGAGACTGCTCGTTTCATCGTAGATCATTTCTTCCACAATCTTAAGA AATTTGCTATGGAACATCAAACTGTTTCAGTTGATGTCATACGCAAAACATATGCTGCCACAGAGGAGGGGTTTCTGAATCTTGTAAGGAAGCAATGGCTCATCAAAC AGCTTGCCTCCGTTGGTTCATGCTGTTTGGTTGGCATCATCAATGAAGGAGTTCTTTATGTAGCAAATACTAGTGATTCTCGTGCTGTCTTAGGGAGAATTGAAAGGGGTTTTAGGGATGTTAAGGCGGTTCAACTGTCAGCCGAGC ACGCAAGCATTGAGTCTGCAAGGGAGGAACTAAGACAGTTACACCCAGATGATCCACGAATTATGGTCTTAAAGCACAATGTTTGGCGTGTGAAAGGCCTTATTCAG GTTTCCAGAACGTTAGGCGATGCCTATCTGAAAAGTACAGAATTTAACCGAGAGCCTCTGTTGGCGAGATTCCGGCTCCCAGAACCCTTCCACAAACCAATTCTTTGTCCAAAACCATCCATAGAAGCACATAGACTATGTACAGAAGATCAATTTGTGATATTTGCCTCAGATGGACTGTGGGAGCACCTGACCAATCAGGAGGTTGTGGATAGAGTTAACTGTTCGTCACGAAAT ggtATTGCAAGAAGACTAATAAAAACAGCTCCGCGAGAGGCAGcaaggaaaagagaaatgaGGTACTCAGACTTGAAAAAGATTGATCGCGGGGTCAGGAGACACTTTCACGATGATATTACTGTTGTACTATTCCTGGACTCTGCTCTAGTTGGCAAGATATTCTATGGTGGCCCATTACTTTCACTAAGAGGCGGTGATGGTGCTTCAACACTTGCACAAAAATGA
- the LOC102710542 gene encoding GATA transcription factor 16-like, producing the protein MEIDSVSSPVDKVDPDESNGSKACADCHTTKTPLWRGGPGGPKSLCNACGIRYRKRRRAALGLDAAATDGAEQKKKAKKEKAEEEDEVTVELHMVGFRSKDAAVLKQRRRMRRRKCLREEERAAILLMALSSGVIYA; encoded by the exons ATGGAGATCGATTCCGTCTCCTCCCCGGTGGACAAGGTGGATCCCGACGAGAGCAACGGCTCCAAAGCCTGCGCTGACTGCCACACCACCAAGACTCCGCTCTGGCGCGGAGGACCCGGAGGACCCAAG TCTCTGTGCAACGCGTGCGGGATCCGGTATCGGAagaggcggcgggcggcgctcGGCCTGGACGCTGCTGCCACCGACGGCGCGgagcagaagaagaaggccaagAAGGAAAaggcggaggaagaggacgagGTCACCGTGGAGCTCCACATGGTGGGCTTCCGCAGCAAGGACGCCGCTGTGCTCAAGCAGCGGCGCCGGATGCGCCGCAGGAAATGCCTccgcgaggaggagagggcggCAATCCTGCTCATGGCCCTCTCCTCGGGCGTCATCTACGCCTGA
- the LOC102710829 gene encoding dnaJ protein P58IPK homolog B, translating to MARPWRWRVLLLLHCLLQSSPVFFVSAQEGQDNDPSNLFKRASEMMNLRKYDGALGLLNAVLEVDPNHSEAYRQRASVLRHKCRYKEAEGNYNKYLELKPGSSSVEKELSQLLQAQNALESAYGQFESQDFSKVLEYINKIVLVFSSDCLKAKLLKAKALLALKDYSSVISETGFILKEDEDNLDALLLRGRAYYYLADHDVASRHYQKGLRLDPEHSELKKAYFGLKNLLKKTKSAEDNAAKGKLRVSAEDYKAALAMDPDHTSYNVHLYLGLCKTLVKLGRGKEAVSSCTEALNIDGELVDALTQRGEAKLLTEDWEGAVQDLKEAAQKSPQDMGIREALMRAEKQLKLSKRKDWYKILGISKTASAAEIKRAYKKLALQWHPDKNVDNREEAENMFREIAAAYEVLGDEDKRVRYDRGEDLDEMNMGGGGGGFNPFGGGGQQYSFHFDGGFPGGGGGFPGGFQFNFG from the exons ATGGCGCGGCCGTGGAGGTGGAGGGTGCTTCTTCTCCTTCACTGCCTCCTCCAATCCTCCCCCGTCTTCTTCGTCTCCGCGCAAG AAGGCCAAGATAATGATCCCTCTAATTTGTTCAAACGAGCATCAGAGATGATGAACCTAAGGAAATATGATGGAGCACTTGGTCTGCTAAATGCCGTGTTGGAGGTTGACCCAAATCATTCAGAAGCTTACAGGCAGCGTGCATCTGTGCTTCGCCACAAGTGCCG ATACAAGGAAGCCGAGGGCAACTATAACAAATATCTGGAGCTAAAACCTGGAAGTTCTTCTGTGGAAAAGGAATTATCTCAATTGCTGCAGGCTCAAAATGCATTAGAGTCTGCTTATGGACAGTTTGAGTCTCAAGACTTCTCAAAAGTCCTGGAGTACATCAACAAAATTGtgcttgttttttcttcagatTGCTTAAAG GCGAAGCTTCTCAAGGCTAAAGCATTGCTAGCACTTAAAGACTACTCAAGTGTTATCTCAGAGACAGGATTTATTCTGAAGGAAGATGAAGATAACCTGGATGCCTTGTTGCTTCGTGGCCGAGCATACTATTACCTTGCTGATCATGATGTTGCATCCAG GCACTATCAGAAAGGCCTTCGTCTAGACCCTGAACATTCAGAATTGAAGAAAGCATATTTTGGGTTGAAAAATCTTCTGAAGAAGACTAAGAGC GCCGAAGATAATGCTGCGAAGGGTAAGCTACGTGTTTCTGCTGAGGACTACAAGGCAGCCCTAGCAATGGATCCAGATCATACTTCTTACAATGTTCATCTTTATCTTGGGTTATGTAAGACTTTGGTTAAACTTGGAAGAGGCAAAGAGGCTGTCAGCAGCTGTACAGAGGCACTCAACATAGATGGAGAACTTGTTGATGCATTAACACAG AGAGGTGAAGCTAAGCTTCTTACAGAAGACTGGGAAGGTGCAGTTCAGGATCTAAAAGAGGCTGCCCAGAAATCTCCCCAG GACATGGGAATCCGAGAAGCACTAATGAGAGCTGAAAAACAGCTTAAGTTgagcaaaagaaaagactGGTACAAGATTCTTGGCATTTCAAAGACGGCATCTGCTGCAGAGATCAAGCGTGCCTACAAGAAGTTGGCACTGCAGTGGCATCCAGATAAAAATGTAGATAACCGAGAAGAGGCTGAAAACATGTTTCGAGAAATTGCCGCAGCTTATGAG GTTCTCGGGGACGAAGATAAACGTGTAAGATATGATCGAGGAGAGGATCTTGATGAGATGAAtatgggaggaggaggaggtggtttCAA
- the LOC102706626 gene encoding tetraspanin-6-like, translating to MYSRRRAWPPAAGERHLSNTLVGLLNLITLVASVPIIGAGLWLQAHAGSSPCGSVLQAPLLAIGFVTLLVSLAGFLGSCYHVPSALWLYLAALLLLVLALLGITVFGLAVTAGGGGTQVPGRPYREFRLSDYSPWLQRHVQAERYWRPALACVLGARACDRVAAWTPLDYLSHDLTPIQSGCCKPPTSCTYGQQEAQQQEPDCYRWSNSPGVLCYGCDSCKAGVLEQLRRHWHNITILNVVLLLLLIAVYSCACCAFRNAATAMPASKIFHLHPRWSRWWHGRS from the exons ATGTAtagccggcggcgggcgtggCCGCCGGCCGCAGGAGAGCGGCATCTGAGCAACACGCTGGTCGGGCTCCTCAACCTCATCACGCTTGTCGCCTCCGTCCCCATCATCGGCGCAGGCCTCTGGCTGCAGGCTCACGCCGGCTCCTCGCCCTGCGGCTCCGTGCTGCAGGCTCCGCTCCTCGCCATCGGCTTCGTCACCCTCCTCGTCTCCCTGGCTGGCTTCCTCGGCTCCTGCTATCATGTCCCCTCCGCGCTCTGGCTCTacctcgccgcgctgctgctcctcgTGCTGGCCCTGCTCGGGATCACCGTCTTCGGCCTGGCCGTCAccgcgggaggcggcggcactCAGGTTCCCGGCAGGCCCTACCGTGAGTTCCGCCTCTCCGACTACTCGCCGTGGCTGCAGCGCCACGTGCAGGCGGAGCGGTACTGGCGACCGGCGCTGGCCTGCGTGCTGGGTGCCAGGGCGTGCGACCGCGTCGCCGCCTGGACGCCCCTCGACTACCTCAGCCATGACCTCACGCCCATACAGTCCGGCTGCTGCAAACCGCCGACGTCGTGCACCTACGGCCAGCAGGAGGCCCAGCAGCAGGAGCCGGACTGCTACCGGTGGAGCAACTCCCCCGGCGTGTTGTGCTATGGCTGCGACTCCTGCAAGGCGGGCGTCCTGGAGCAGCTGCGTCGCCATTGGCACAACATCACCATCCTCaacgtcgtcctcctcctgcttCTCATCGCCGTCTATTCCTGCGCCTGCTGCGCCTTCCGtaacgccgccaccgccatgccCGCCTCCAAGATCTTCCATCTCCATCCGCGCTG GTCAAGGTGGTGGCATGGACGAAGCTAG
- the LOC102706351 gene encoding probable LRR receptor-like serine/threonine-protein kinase At1g67720 — translation MMPLSCWFLLFFFFSSSSSISVAQMPGFQSIDCGGSGNYTDELGLEWTGDEAYVVGGGGAAGSISISSQRRPYSRVRYFPVDGRKYCYRVGVRARTRYLLRASFLYGNFDGSRVFPEFDLYVGASRWSTIVIYDEAKVVTREMVALAQSPSLSVCLANATTGQPFISTLELRPLNGSLYHTSFEAAFFLGLAARVNFGAPTADPVRYPDDPYDRVWESDLARRANYLVDAAPGTVRVATDKPVFVGSGERPPEKVMQSAVVGTLGELTYRLDLNGFPGSGWACSYLAEIEEDAAAAAARRFKLYIPGLPEVSKPTVDIGENAPGKYRVYEPYYDNISLPFVLPFAFRKTEDSGRGPILNAMEIYRYIPIVPASADGVAMEALAAAWRAQEEEEGGDPCVPSAWSWIRCSTSSPPRVIAINLSGKNLTGAIPPELAALPCLQEIWLDNNMLTGPIPDLSASQNLSVIHLENNQLDGSVPSYLSALPKLTELYLQENKLSGVIPSALLSRGIVFDFSGNTRLRAVKQEQRNVTMIGISALLGISFLLAAALCWYCYVLTRRSRSTVVTNKPQQEEADDAGLHLHASVGTGSIKNNMIKGNEAAATPAALLMIKKEMAMAGPFELGELEAATSNFARRIGSGGFGVVYYGKLGDGREIAVKVASNESFQGRKQLANEVTLLSRIHHRNLVAFLGYCYVDGSSYMLVYEFMHNGSLKEQLQQQKQQTMVMSWLRRLQVAEDAAKGIEYLHCGCTPAIIHRDIKTSNILLDAQMRAKVSDLGLSKATTNSMTMTTHVRGTLGYLDPHYYVSQQLTEKSDLYSFGIILLELISGRPPILMDSAAGGGSLGPWAKSHYESGDIEAIVDPSLRGQYRDVHSVWKVAETAVRCIDADPRGRPSMPEVVKDIQEAIALERPLVPSERAGSGFSPAAGARSSATVRSHDLVMDNLLYDSSFCDSLNLHRTPR, via the exons ATGATGCCTCTATCCTGCTGGTTcctgctcttcttcttcttctcctcctcctcctccatctccgTCGCCCAGATGCCTG GGTTCCAGAGCATCGACTGCGGGGGCTCCGGCAACTACACCGACGAGCTCGGGCTGGAATGGACGGGCGACGAAGCGTACGTGGtgggaggcggtggcgcggcgggcaGCATCTCCATCTCGTCGCAGCGGCGGCCGTACTCGAGGGTGCGGTATTTCCCAGTGGACGGGCGCAAGTACTGCTACAGGGTGGGGGTGCGGGCGAGGACGAGGTACCTGCTGCGGGCGAGCTTCCTCTACGGCAACTTCGACGGCAGCAGGGTCTTCCCGGAGTTCGACCTCTACGTCGGCGCCTCCCGCTGGTCCACCATCGTCATCTACGACGAGGCcaaggtggtgacgcgggagATGGTGGCGCTGGCGCAGTCGCCTTCGCTCTCCGTCTGCCTCGCCAACGCCACCACTGGCCAGCCCTTCATCTCCACGCTCGAGCTCCGCCCGCTCAACGGCTCCCTCTACCACACCTCCTTCGAGGCCGCCTTcttcctcggcctcgccgcccgcgTCAACTTCGGCGCGCCCACCGCCGACCCCGTCCGCTACCCCGACGACCCCTACGACCGCGTCTGGGAGTCGGACCTGGCGCGCAGGGCCAACTACCTGGTGGACGCCGCGCCCGGCACCGTCCGCGTGGCCACCGACAAGCCCGTCTTCGTGGGCTCCGGCGAGCGCCCGCCCGAGAAGGTGATGCAGAGCGCCGTGGTGGGCACGCTGGGCGAGCTCACGTACCGGCTCGACCTGAACGGCTTCCCGGGCAGCGGGTGGGCGTGCTCGTACCTGGCGGAGATCgaggaggacgcggcggcggcggcggcgcggaggttcAAGCTCTACATCCCGGGGCTGCCGGAGGTGAGCAAGCCGACGGTGGACATCGGGGAGAACGCGCCGGGCAAGTACAGGGTGTACGAGCCATACTACGACAACATCTCGCTGCCGTTCGTGCTCCCCTTCGCCTTCCGCAAGACGGAAGACTCGGGCAGGGGCCCCATCCTCAACGCCATGGAGATCTACAGGTACATCCCCATAGTCCCAGCGTCGGCGGACGGCGTGGCCATGGAGgcactggcggcggcgtggcgggcgcaggaggaggaggagggtggcgaccCGTGTGTCCCTTCCGCCTGGTCCTGGATCAGATGCAGCACCAGCTCCCCACCCAGAGTCATCGCTAT AAACCTTTCAGGAAAGAATCTGACGGGCGCCATTCCACCGGAGCTTGCGGCGCTCCCATGCTTACAGGAGAT CTGGCTTGACAATAACATGCTGACAGGCCCAATTCCGGACCTCAGTGCCTCTCAAAACCTGTCAGTCAT acACTTAGAGAACAATCAACTGGACGGCAGTGTGCCGTCATACCTGAGTGCTCTGCCTAAGCTGACTGAGCT GTACCTACAGGAGAACAAGCTATCTGGAGTCATTCCCAGTGCTTTGCTAAGTAGAGGCATTGTTTTTGA CTTCTCAGGGAACACGCGTCTCCGGGCGGTGAAGCAAGAGCAGCGGAACGTGACGATGATAGGGATATCTGCGCTGCTGGGAATATCATTCTTACTTGCAGCTGCCCTCTGTTGGTATTGCTACGTGCTCACACGAAGATCAAGATCGACCGTTGTTACCAACAAGCCACAACAAGAAGAAGCAGATGATGCTGGACTCCATCTCCATGCTAGTGTTGGCACTGGCAGCATCAAGAACAATATGATCAAGGGCAACGAGGCAGCTGCGACACCAGCAGCGCTACTGATGATAAAGAAGGAGATGGCAATGGCGGGTCCGTTCGAGCTGGGCGAGCTGGAAGCGGCGACCAGCAACTTCGCGAGGAGGATCGGGTCGGGCGGCTTCGGGGTGGTGTACTACGGGAAGCTGGGCGACGGGAGGGAGATCGCCGTGAAGGTGGCGAGCAACGAGTCGTTCCAGGGGAGGAAGCAGCTGGCCAACGAGGTGACGCTTCTCTCCAGGATACACCATCGCAACCTGGTGGCCTTCCTCGGCTACTGCTACGTGGACGGCAGCAGCTACATGCTGGTGTACGAGTTCATGCACAACGGCAGCCTCAaggagcagctgcagcagcagaaaCAGCAGACGATGGTGATGAGCTGGCTCCGGCGGCTGCAGGTGGCGGAGGACGCGGCCAAGGGGATCGAGTACCTTCACTGCGGGTGCACGCCGGCCATCATCCACCGGGACATCAAGACCAGCAACATCCTCCTGGACGCGCAGATGAGGGCCAAGGTCTCCGACCTGGGCCTCTCCAAGGCCACCACCAACTCCATGACCATGACCACCCACGTCCGCGGCACGCTCGGCTACCTCGACCCTCACTACTACGTCTCCCAGCAGCTCACGGAGAAGAGCGACCTCTACAGCTTCGGCATCATCCTGCTCGAGCTCATCTCCGGCCGCCCGCCCATCCTGATGGACAGCGCCGCGGGCGGAGGCAGCCTCGGGCCCTGGGCCAAGTCGCACTACGAGAGCGGCGACATCGAGGCCATCGTGGACCCGTCGCTGCGGGGGCAGTACCGCGACGTGCACTCGGTGTGGAAGGTGGCCGAGACGGCGGTGCGGTGCATCGACGCCGATCCCCGGGGGCGGCCGTCCATGCCGGAGGTTGTCAAGGACATCCAGGAGGCCATCGCGCTGGAGAGGCCCCTTGTGCCGTCGGAGAGGGCAGGCAGCGGCTTCTCCCCAGCGGCCGGTGCGCGCTCCTCGGCGACGGTGCGATCACACGACCTCGTCATGGACAACCTCTTGTACGACTCCAGCTTCTGCGACTCCCTCAATCTGCACCGCACGCCGAGATAG